The Oncorhynchus nerka isolate Pitt River linkage group LG12, Oner_Uvic_2.0, whole genome shotgun sequence genome contains the following window.
tctcaactctatttcttgaactgctttGTTGGTTAACGGCTTGTAATTTAgcgtttcacggtaaggtctacacctgttgtattcggcacacatgacaaataaaattggattcgaagtaagcattttactgttagtctacacctgttgtttatgaagcttctgacaaatacaatttgaaaaAACAAACTCAATATACTCAACATAATACAATTATTCAAACCAAATCAAAACTGTGTAGAGATGTTGATCGACCTGTATTCATACAGTGTCTTGACTGTCCAGCTCGCTAATAATCACTAGACAGTTGGGGTTCATCGAAAATAACCCTAAACTATGGTTAGAGGACAATTTTTTAGCAGATTTGGAATGCAAGGAAATAACCCATTTTCAGTGCAGCCGTCTGGACCTCGTTGAAAACCGAACGTATCCCCCAGGGCAAAATGACTCCGGACACCCCTGTCCTAAAATGTGTTTTTGGTCTAAGAGTAACgttatacttaagcaataaggccagaggaggtgtggtatatcaccaaaataccacggctgtcagccaatcagcattcagggctcaaaccacccagtttatactaTATGATTTTGTATTAGGTTCTGTTATGTAGAATGCTAATAAAACATGTGACTTTAGTTAGCAAGCCTCACTGTGAGAAGTGACGAAGCTTCTGTTTCATGCAGTCAGTTCTTCTACTGTCGGGAGAAAAGGTATTGCATATTAATATAGGCTATGTTAATTGCACGTAAATAAAGGTTGCTTCTCTGCCACACCCACAACGGGAGCACAATCATGGCCTCCGATTCGCAGGTGGACACGTTGGAACAGACTCAGGGTCTGTTTCTGTGGCATCAGAAACGCTAAAAGGCTCATGGTTAGTGTAGTATTTTGTGCTCTCTGAAACCAACTAACGGCAAAAACAGTGGTTGAAACATTCATAAACGGGTGGGCACTAGATCAACATTCGAATTGCTTTGCAATCTCAGGAGAAAATGGAACGTCTACGTTCCACAATAATAACATCACCATCGCGAACATATCTCGTGTTTTTTTATGATGATTCCTTTAGTAAAAGGGAGTTATGAAATCTGAAGACACATTAAGTTAACTGAAACACATTCAACCAATCATATTTACTTTTCTAACATGAACTTCTGCGCTGCACAGGTGTGTGAATTGTCTTACTTAGTCTTTTTAGTGTTTCCTTAACACAGAAGAGGACGCTGTTATGCCTAAATTCGACCCAAAACCAACAAAGAAGTCTGGAGTGTCGAGAGCGGTTGTAGGGAACCAATCAATATGTCAAGAAAAGCTCTAAACCATGCCAGCCCACACTTCATTTCTATCTAGTACGAGACTGAACTGTGTGTTATATGGATCCAAGCTGCTAGTTTTTTTATCTACAGAAATTGTGCCCACTGGGGGAGCAAATCAACTTGGTTGAATCAACTTTCATTTTAACCCCAAAGAATCTGTGATGATGtaaaatcaatgtggaaaactgattacTTACCTACTGTTCACCTAATGcctttttttgcactgttggGTAGAGCCTGTAACTAAGTATTTCACTGTTCACCTGTTGTGTTcagggcacgtgacaaatacactttgatttgatttgatgtggaacagtgattggatttgcaaaaaggcaTCAATGTAAGGCAGGGGACTCCAACCTTTCCAGCTCGAGAGCTACTTAAAAAAAACGTGTCTTAAGCTTCTCATTTTATTCTAGCTTTCAAATAGGAacatccttctcttcttctctcctgtgAAACTCTTCCCCAAGTCCTTAATGTACAAGATAAAGTAATACACTGTTTTCTGTCaatatacctggtaaaataatggttaataaaCCATGCTAAGGTGGGCCCCCCAAATTCTGTTTTAGATTTTTCCAAATTCTgttttcaaaatgtatttatttttcctgGTTTTAGATTTTCTAATCAAAATTACAATTGTTAATagagaaaaaaaatattgaatGTTGTGAGTCCTTGTCAATGCTTGAATCACATCAGAAGTAAAACATTTAGGTCTGATCCTTTAGACACCAAGGGGTGCACATGTTGGTTTTTGCTACGCAGCTGAttcagctgattcaaatgatcaaagatGGATGactagttgattatttgaatcagctgtgtagtgctagggcaaaaaactaaATATACAACCGTTTGGGTTACGAGGACACGAGGAGTTTGAGAAACGCTGAGCTAAAATATCTACATTTGTTAGTTTTCTTCCAgacctgaaatgtttgacaaaAAAATTGGTCACTCTCCAGAAgggtcatggctagaagggatccagcttttgtcaaatgtACGTCAAAGGCTATCATCTGTCCACTAATACTGAACTAGTATAGGCCCAGTGCACTACGTTTTTGTGAGAAAAATAAGTGTCagatgttttgtattttttatcaataaataaaacaatattcCGTTTTTTTGTGGGGGTGCTGAAGAAATCCTATGGCCCAGTGCATATTTCTGCAGGCAAGAAGGAGAGGCTATAAGGACATTCCTGACCTGCAAAACGTAACCCtgaaactaaccctaaccttaacataaTTTTATCAAATTCTGAAATTAAATATTGTTTGTACCAGGAGTGTCTAAATAGCCTTTTTGCAGGCAAGAGGTTGGGTTGATGTTACCTCCACCATGCAATCCCAATGACTCTGAGCCTGTTCTCCTCAGAGACCACTAGATGGCGATGCCCTGGTTGATTCTCAGCATTCTGCTGACCTCACAATTGACTGTGTTCCTGCCAAGTGAAGCCCAAAAGCAAACTCCTCCCCCTCACACTTCCAGCCCGAGCTGCCCAGCTTATCCCGGTGTCCCTGGCATACCTGGTCATAACGGTCTGcctgggagagatgggagggacgGGCATGACGGAGTCACAGGACCCAAGGGAGAGAAAGGACACCCTGGTAGGGGACATTAAAGAATGTGTTATCTAGCATCAAGGCATGGCACAGTTCCCAAtacaaaaaaataacatttttgaGGAATGATCTGTACAAAATTAAATGTAtgttgttctatgttattctagGAGGAATAGGGGTACAGggaccccctggtgatgtggggcCAGCTGGACCTAAAGGGGAGATAGGGGAGCCAGGAGGTAATCAACAGTCCTTGACCTGTTGGGATAGTACTTGTTGAGGTGCAATCCAGAACATAGACAGTGATAGAGAAATGTGTCATGTTCTTTCAGATGCAGGAGGCAACAGTGTGATCAGCCATTTACTCGCTGAGATCCAACAGCTCAAAGCCAGACAGGCTAATCTTGAGAAAGGTAAGACTTTCTCTTttgaaaaatgattttttttaaattataaatTGTAAATGTGTTTCAAaagatatatacactgagtgtacaaaatattaggagcaccttcctaatattgagttgcaccccttttgccctcagaacagcctcaattcgtcgggacatggactccacaaggtgtcgaaggcattctacagggatgctggcccatgttgactctacaaggtgtaaaaagcgttccacagggatgctggcccatgttgactccaatgcttcccacagttgtgtgaagttgactggatgtcctttgggtggtggaccattcttgatacacacaggaaactattgagtgtgaaaaacccagcagcattgcagttattgacacactcaaaccagtgtgcctggcacctactaccatactccgttcaaaggcacttaaattgtTTGTCTTGactattcaccttctgaatggcacacatacacaatccatgtctcaaatgaTTCTTTAACCTGTTATTCTTTAACCTGTCACCTCCCATTCATGCAtttgatcatagctttcacctggattcacctggtcagtctatgtcatggaaagagcaggagttcctaatgttttgtacactcagtgtgtttcACATTTACATCCACATTCAACAAGGAAATCGGTCGGTATGACTAACAGAAAGAATGGCATGATTTATTTCAAGCTGCAAGCTTCAGGGTCTTCCAGAAGGCAGGGGACAAATATTTAGTGTCCAATGGAGTGCTGGGGAGTTTCGATGAAGGTTTGAAGTTCTGCAACAACGTTGGTGCGACGCTGGTCATGCCAAGGAATGATGTGGAGAACCAAGCTCTTTCCAAATTCATTGTTGGTGCTTCGTATGGATTCCTGGGAGCAACAGACAGGAAAACAGAGGGTGTTTGGGTAGATTTGAATGACGAGCCACTGACGTATCTGGACTGGCACAGTGGGGAACCAAACAGTGGAGGTAATGGTATAGAAGACTGTATTGCAACAACAACCTCTGGACCTTGGGTTGATATTTCCTGTGATGCAAACAGTGTTATAATATGTGAAATTTAAACATTTAAAGAAGGGATTTTTTTTCCATAAAATCACTGACCTACATTTTAATTGCTACTAAATGAATATTCAAGCAAATTATCTTACCAAATCTTAAAGGGCAATAATAATATATCACAACCATCCAGCAGACACTGTTTATGAGAGCTGCAAATTCTTTACAGACGGTcaataaaatgaataaaaaagAGCAAGGaattgtgtgtttctctctcggaCCAGTTGATGTCCATGTTTGTTTAGTGTGGCGGTTTGACAACCAGGACCAGTTGATGTCCATGTTTGTTTAGTGTGGCGGTTTGACAACCAGGACCAGGTGATGTCCATGTTTGTTTAGTGTGGCGGTTTGACAACCAGAACCAGGTGATGTCCATGTTTGTTTAGTGTGGCGGTTTGACAACCAGGACCAGTTGATGTCCATGTTTGTTTAGTGTGGCGGTTTGAGAACCAGGACCAGTTGATGTCCATGTTTGTTTAGTGTGGCGGTTTGACAACCAGGACCAGGTGATGTCCATGTTTGTTTAGTGTGGCGGTTTGACAACCAGGACCAGTTGATGTCCATGTTTGTTTAGTGTGGCGGTTTGACAACCAGGACCAGGTGATGTCCATGTTTTTTTAGTGTGGCGGTTTGACAACCAGGACCAGGTGATGTCCATGTTTGTTTAGTGTGGCGGTTTGACAACCAGGACCAGGTGATGTCCATGTTTGTTTAGTGTGGCGGTTTGACAACCAGGACCAAGAGCTAATTAAAGAGTATGATATTTaacagtgttgtggtgtctctcttgtcgtgatgtgtgttttgtcctatatttgtcATTTTAATCCCAGCCTGATCTCGCAGGAGACCTTTTgcattttggtaggccatcattgaaaataaaaatgtgttcttaactgacatgcctagttaaaaatgaaggaaaaaatagaaaaaatagaaaaaaacACTGGCGCGCCTTGCGCTGGGTACCAAGAAAGGCCACTCTAATGTGTGCCGTTTTGCCACACAAGTCAATGCCTCAGATGTTtcgagggagtgtgcaattggcatgctgactgcaggaatgtccaccagagctgttgagcgatggccgaacggcataggcaagatggagtagatggtatagagtacagtatatactgtacatatgagatgagtaatgtagggtatgtaaacattatataaagtggcatagtttaaagtgactagtgatacatttattacatccaatgttTAATTATAAAGTGGcgagagatttgagtcagtatgttggcagcagccactcaattttagtgatggctgtttaacagtctgatggccttgagatagaagctgtttttcagtctctcagtcccagcattgatgcacctgtactgacctcgccttctggatgataacggggtgaacaggcagtggcttgggtggtttttgtccttgatgatctttttggccttattgtgacattgggtggtgtaggtgtcatggagggcaggtagtttgcccctggtgatgcgttgtgcagacctcactaccctctggagagccttatggttgtgggtgtCACCAGCCGGTGATACAGCtcggcaggatgctctcgattgtgcatctgtaaaagtttgtgagtgtttttggtgacaagtcaaatttattcagcctcctaaggttgaagaggcgctgctgcgccttcttcaccacgctgtctgtgtgggtggaccatttcagtttgtccgtgatgtgtatgccgaggaacttaaaactttccaccttctccactactgtcccatctatgtggatagggggctgctccctctgctgtttcctgaagtccacgatcatctcccttgttttgttgacgttgagtgtgaggttattttcttgacaccacactctgagggcccttcacctcctccctgtaggccgtctcgtcgttgttggtaatcaagcctaccactgttgtgtcatctgcaaacttgatgattacgttggaggcgtgcatggccacgcagtcatgggtgaacagggagtacaggagagggctgagagcgCACccatgtggggccccagtgttgaggatcagcgggtggagatgttgtttcctatcctcaccacctgggggcggcccgtcagaaagtccaggacccagctgCACAGGGCGGTGTCGAgaaccagggtctcgagcttaatgatgagtttggagggtactattgtgttaaatgctgagctgtagtcaatgaacaacattcttacttaggtattcctcttgtccagatgggttagggcagtgtgcgtTGTGATTGCTATTGCGtcttctgtggacctattggggcggtaggcaaattggagtgggtctagggtgtcgggtacggtggaggtgatatgatcattgacaagtctctcaaagcacttcatgatgaccgaAGTGAGTGCTATTGGGAGATAGttgtttagttcagttaccttagctttcttgggatcaggaacaatggtggccctcttgaagcatgtgggaacagcagactgagaTAGTGATTGAtagaatatgtccgtaaacacaccagccagctggtctgcacatgctcagaggacgtggctagggatgccgtctgggccggcagatGGGCCGGCAGATTTGTAATATTGGTAATATTTTtgtaattgttgcatttatatttttgcttcGTGTAGATTGCTGCAAGTGTGGTTCCTGTTGGGGATACACGTTCCCAATTGGGAACACCCCCCCACACCTTCAACTGGacgctgacgttatctgccggagctatgtCATTTCTCCGAACATTTTAGTAGCgttttttgaacgatgcgtcattgtaaacagagagttatggatatatattgcatattattgaaaaaaaaatgaatgtactgtgtaacatgtcatattacTGTCATCTAATGAatatttcaaaaggttagtgaaatgatttttcttttaatcctgcgtttgttgattgcatattttttcctacttggctatgcaaaTGAGCTATGTCtgcggtggtggtttgacataaatatgtgctatgttttcgccgtaaaacattttagaaatctgacttgctgggtagataaacaacttgtttatctttcatttgagctattggacttgttaatgtgtggaggttaaatatttttcgGAATATTTCTTGCTTCCCATGCGCCACATTCCAGTTGAAGGTGTGGGGGGGTGTTCCCAATTGGGAACGTGTATCCCCAACAGGTAACTGCTCGGCTACCTGACGCCCCATGATGGGGATTGTAGAAGCGCAGACTTCAGGAGCATGGTAGAAAATTAGAATGTAGCCAATGACTTAAACCCTGTCAAAGGTTTAATGCTGAAACAGGTGTATTTGTATTATGCTGTATGGCCAGAAAATAACTTtgggagaagggtggagaatTGAATAGAAAATAACGGATTTGTTTTTTACTTTAAAACCGGCATTAGCGCCTTGACAATGGATTATTCCAACTATTTCACACTGTAGTTGGATTTGAATTTGTCTGTTTGACTTTTATAAATGTATGATTTCACATTCCAGAGCACAGGGGGAAGTTTTGCCTGCCTGTtgctcagtggaggctggtggggggctataggaggacagggtcATTGTAATGGTTAGAATGGGATAAAAGGAACGGTATAAAACACAACAAACAGATGTAAACCgcgtttgactccattccatttaaTCAATTCCAGCTATTAcaacgagcccgtcctcctatagctcctcccaccagcccccACTGCTGTAGCTCTCCAGACACATTGTTTTCACAAGCTGTCACGTGAGCCTTTTATGTGTACTTCTGTGTGCAGCAGGGGTGTCAaattcattccatggagggcctagtgtctgtagGTTCAAGTTTTTTTCCAATTAAGACGTATACAACCAGGTGTGGGAAGTCCTTTACTAATTTACTAATttaagggaggagcgaaaacacACAGATACTCGGTCCTCTattgaatgagtttgacacgagCTGTACAGGCATAGTTGAATTCTTGTAAATCCATTTCATCGTTTCAATATTGATCCACTATTGCCACTTTCTCAGCTGACACTGATACGTGTGTTTATCTAACACAAAGTAAATAGATGCTCTTGTGTGTGACACTCTGGCTCAGACGAGTAGAGATCATATTTACAGGAAGACAGGCAAGCTAAGGTAAGCTCATGCACATTCAAAAGAGTCCTGTATTTCATGAACAATACATTTTCACACaaacaaaatgtttaaaataaCAACATAGTTGTTTAATTTATTATTCATATTTACTTGCCACAAATCAACTTTTTATTTATAATTAAAAATATTGTACTGTACATAAAATATT
Protein-coding sequences here:
- the LOC115120826 gene encoding mannose-binding protein C-like translates to MAMPWLILSILLTSQLTVFLPSEAQKQTPPPHTSSPSCPAYPGVPGIPGHNGLPGRDGRDGHDGVTGPKGEKGHPGGIGVQGPPGDVGPAGPKGEIGEPGDAGGNSVISHLLAEIQQLKARQANLEKAASFRVFQKAGDKYLVSNGVLGSFDEGLKFCNNVGATLVMPRNDVENQALSKFIVGASYGFLGATDRKTEGVWVDLNDEPLTYLDWHSGEPNSGGNGIEDCIATTTSGPWVDISCDANSVIICEI